The following are encoded together in the Candidatus Woesebacteria bacterium genome:
- a CDS encoding M23 family metallopeptidase translates to MRKKRYLFVFSVLNISKKNLIILGRDLREFSVEFSQFLIKHVNLSFIKFESVKGIFVAVLYKKRGKHTRAFMHSGMASLAMVGIMIAPVIAEEFPGTSVDPWGIPTASTILSATSQDPATGTLVSDKVRDGIIDYSVQDGDTVSSVANKFGIDINTILWQNDLTSKSTIKPGQTLQILPVSGVSHKVIKGDTIYSIAKKYDADAQPIVNFPFNTFTNDETFELAIGQIIIVPEGIRKSSGVPAIPRIRQLTPDAGTVVASGRFVWPASGSITQNFAWYHKGLDIANRAAPNILAADAGVVVVAGWPDSYGYGNRVVVDHQNGYKTLYAHLSQIFVQVGQRVNTGDAVGRMGSTGRSTGTHLHFEVIQSGVQINPLNVLR, encoded by the coding sequence ATGAGAAAAAAGCGCTATTTGTTTGTGTTTAGTGTATTAAATATAAGCAAGAAAAACTTGATTATCCTTGGACGTGATCTAAGAGAGTTCTCAGTTGAATTTTCCCAATTTTTAATCAAGCATGTAAATTTGTCATTTATCAAATTTGAATCGGTTAAGGGAATATTTGTAGCTGTGCTATATAAAAAACGAGGCAAACATACACGTGCCTTTATGCACTCGGGGATGGCATCACTTGCTATGGTTGGCATTATGATTGCACCTGTTATCGCTGAAGAGTTCCCCGGTACAAGTGTAGATCCTTGGGGCATTCCTACGGCTTCGACTATTCTATCTGCAACGAGCCAAGACCCGGCAACGGGAACTCTTGTATCCGATAAAGTACGCGACGGAATAATCGATTATAGCGTTCAGGATGGCGATACTGTAAGTAGCGTTGCGAATAAGTTTGGTATAGATATAAATACGATATTATGGCAAAACGATTTAACTTCAAAAAGTACAATAAAACCAGGACAAACATTGCAAATTCTTCCTGTTTCCGGAGTTTCTCATAAGGTCATAAAAGGTGACACGATCTATTCGATTGCCAAAAAATACGATGCAGATGCTCAGCCGATTGTTAATTTTCCCTTTAATACATTTACAAATGACGAAACTTTCGAGCTTGCAATCGGTCAAATAATAATTGTTCCTGAGGGTATTAGGAAATCCTCAGGAGTTCCGGCAATTCCTAGAATTCGCCAACTCACACCTGATGCCGGAACGGTTGTTGCGTCTGGGCGATTTGTGTGGCCCGCTTCAGGATCGATTACTCAGAATTTCGCTTGGTATCATAAGGGTTTGGATATAGCCAATAGAGCAGCTCCAAATATATTGGCTGCAGACGCTGGAGTCGTAGTTGTAGCCGGATGGCCGGATTCATATGGATATGGTAACCGAGTTGTTGTTGACCATCAAAATGGATATAAAACTCTCTATGCGCATCTGTCGCAAATTTTTGTGCAAGTTGGACAAAGGGTAAACACAGGTGATGCAGTCGGGAGAATGGGGAGTACGGGAAGATCAACAGGAACACATCTGCATTTCGAAGTGATACAAAGTGGCGTTCAAATAAATCCCTTGAACGTACTTCGCTAG
- a CDS encoding glycosyltransferase, giving the protein MRTKLNSSQKIDIINRALSGGSVTEICKDIGISRVLFYRLLQRYKKYGEKGLEERKKGRPRKYRAQKLTTNIQTTNNIISAHERLRMVEEVVNEGRRPSVIAKKYQVSRPTLYKWIKRYKKSQQTRIHAVENKTPKYSRYYRQAPELYEDAVLSLVTKFPEYGVRKIVANLPQIGKKPILGHHGVQNVLQRHNLSTLDRRMAYAKSQETVITSSISGALSKINNFFAIPLETRQKVVRFSAVFFLTSFFTVVLFGMGGAVTTTFIGVPLVKQIGLTLALVALFMGSVFFVYSLKYYLTLVIVLSFSQQEDTNTRLRGNILHKLLGLVDENTDKSKLDQKQAVGLTPNLDHIKLSRYPFISVQIPFYNEKNVAERAIAASTNFDYKGDYEVIVCDDSTDETFEIVRNYQKQYLAKNCQLKISKGDGWDMSEVEVRPGVILKHLHRTTRSGYKGASLKLALTLVDKRTEFVSIFDADFVPYPDSLDLFLKYFKSQNGGSENYTSNNIAAVQGYQWHVLNKSENWITRGVRSEYAGSYVIERSGQEIYGGLKHISGSVYMIRRDVLEEVGWRSSITEDYELTLRLYNAGYKVVYTPYIQAPAECVSTLKRLIRQRMRWAEGHSFNVKLMWKKLLIGRWELANSSSTDSHQVHSLHGTKMMRDDKKVFIPSPLTVAEKVEFVFNIPYYLQAFLFLIGTFAWLLSEAVFQVRLPFWTTVWGWSLILTNMFSLPLVNAVGLFLEESEERDYLGLLSFVALSYILVPFQAYSSVKGFIQKEEGPWFRTPKTGRITDVFARGRFYRFISGILPKNSGNRNEALSDSLNTGAYSQMSNSYLSMVTANNIFNTFSIKRKTQRWVGKLALTSMVAVSMLIVSYAPYIPSGKVSVAAANTGAILADKAIDSDQPVVNKAGKALNTNNLETNKDGFTLTSDNKDFKITDSPSFRLQARTNFKDRLAINFGNIFKGKNEKKARIINAKVVNHKGNEYDVGILDDKNGYELVVDSNNLSPGLYDLVVEDNLGNSIAQDFSWGVLAINTNKSIYTKGENAELSFAVLNEDGEMVCDAKLELGIRNSELGIDETLSTNDGSIRVTPGCNSKEMLLTPDYEAEYKLGSMGIYELTLTATTHNGSYTITDSIEVRKSVEFDIERISATRIYPLLTYPVIFNVIPEKDFQGVITETVPADFAIVRITDEELKNYSTKENSVGSSKFLDIKKQGGVGIIEWQVNWKKGETYHFGYKYDAPDKSPALYTLGPLQIDDFSEARVWQIAVDAISGITARNYAVENSSDTTIAVSPDAAITVGKIAIVSCVTDNTATSDGPSTDHSLSDTDGHTWNKVFEETDSAGAAADGSTTSLWWTKVTSEIGTGDSITLTLGTARSDKIIAIVEATVGAGNTFVAIPSSAIDHSNSATSLSDVQSGLTNREYLFFGLFGAEGEDTAKTPIANYTEQHDRVSTTTGTAAVNVQMHVGTRILTGTGDTWTSSAVTFTNGIQSLTAFYEVSSTITVSGNVYNFGTSSALTECDASGATHELSLRVGSTTYTTSCDASDSGAYSFTSVTPPSGGSGMVVWIDDAEASETDGAAVIQYDGSGDSTGNSFYDDAVTILTDDGSGVTIDMMDAYDSGGDADIPYTATSGSPDTLTVSDNYTLLIPSGEVFAPGGNLNNGSGAGIDNINISGTYTAATGESILVSGTWTQSGTFTSSTSTVTFDAPGATTEDIVTTGSGAFNNVVFNDGEGGATWEIEDPLDVDGNFTITGGTVDVVSGEDNQINVGGNWTNDDTFVERSGKVVFDTSTTATLDSNCSDVGTCTNENFYDLELSKASSGNTVTLTNFGIRVTNTLTLTTGTLVQGAYNVRVEGATAVSVASNGIWSNTSTGDVILGGSFANSGIVTMQGTTSACGETDAISITSTSGGSQRSWTSLGGTFNMNDVSVQDQGGSAAITVYSGTNVSGNNSNWVFEDCVTSSTSSSATGHSFQRKTFYDDENETFWRFYHDGDEVDIEYSKDSGDTWSSTTALAYDTNDFSVWWKAITVGETTTEYVWMAVTTSDDILVRRGTLGSTSVTWDSEANVVSLNGTGASDTYSYPYISLDDANYMWVGARHYNGTNYTYKTVRSDASDTGNATWSGVGFGSTVPVSQVSADQTNANVFGNIVPLNGQDMYAAFVSNTLLQGCVWDHSDAAWEDSDGASCVSTGGSAPVFRGESSSTFTTAASVVVNKPTGTVDNDIMLAIIYKENTAAVTAPSGWNYIDGETPTTDHDVIVYWKRASSEGSNYTWSWTGSTWSGGAIMSYSGAITTGDPVNTYSANSASSGQTLTATGVTTSVDNTTIVALGAHWNTGTYSGPTGYTVRATPQSMRLSDKTQASAGATGDAVMTTSANSSSWTAHLVALKPAGTPGSRDAIDTVPSGLSKNISAVVDTTNYDVHLLFVDDESTDQVSYKRWDKINQEWDVTATLVAGGTSDTDAYVSLSYDTDASDLYAIWIDTSTNHIFYTACDISTQCSLASDWIVGVEEEIDWHTETQPTNLTSNYSSGTNVFAQWSDGSGSPYSVEWDIIVVPEWIWLIIVAGPILPLMGKFRKKRHQ; this is encoded by the coding sequence ATGAGAACAAAATTAAATAGCTCCCAGAAAATAGATATTATAAATAGGGCTCTTTCGGGTGGATCAGTCACTGAAATCTGCAAAGATATAGGTATATCTAGGGTTTTGTTCTATAGATTGCTTCAGAGATACAAAAAGTATGGAGAAAAAGGATTAGAAGAACGTAAAAAAGGTCGCCCCAGAAAGTATAGAGCACAAAAATTGACAACTAATATTCAAACAACAAACAATATTATCTCGGCTCATGAGAGATTGCGCATGGTAGAAGAAGTTGTTAATGAAGGAAGGCGTCCATCAGTGATTGCAAAGAAGTATCAAGTTTCAAGACCAACGTTATATAAATGGATCAAAAGATATAAAAAGTCTCAACAAACAAGAATTCATGCTGTCGAAAACAAAACCCCCAAGTATTCGAGGTACTATAGGCAAGCTCCCGAATTATATGAAGATGCTGTTTTGTCACTGGTTACTAAGTTTCCTGAATATGGTGTAAGAAAAATCGTTGCCAATCTTCCTCAAATTGGTAAAAAACCAATTCTTGGGCATCATGGAGTACAAAACGTTTTACAGCGCCACAATTTATCAACTCTAGATAGGCGTATGGCGTATGCCAAATCTCAAGAGACTGTTATCACAAGTTCGATTTCTGGTGCTCTTTCCAAAATCAATAATTTCTTTGCTATTCCTTTGGAAACTCGACAAAAGGTTGTGCGCTTTTCGGCAGTGTTTTTTTTAACATCTTTTTTCACCGTAGTCCTTTTTGGCATGGGTGGAGCTGTTACGACTACTTTTATTGGAGTTCCGCTCGTAAAACAAATCGGTTTAACTCTTGCGTTAGTTGCTCTATTTATGGGGTCGGTATTTTTTGTATATTCACTTAAATACTATCTTACACTTGTCATTGTACTTTCGTTTTCTCAACAAGAAGATACCAATACGCGCCTGCGCGGAAACATTCTCCATAAATTATTAGGCTTAGTTGATGAAAACACCGATAAATCTAAATTGGATCAAAAGCAAGCTGTAGGTTTAACTCCAAATTTAGACCATATCAAATTATCTCGTTACCCGTTTATTTCTGTTCAGATTCCTTTCTATAACGAAAAAAACGTAGCTGAGCGCGCAATTGCGGCAAGTACAAATTTTGATTACAAAGGTGATTATGAAGTTATTGTTTGCGATGATTCCACGGATGAAACTTTTGAAATAGTTAGAAATTACCAAAAACAGTACTTAGCAAAGAATTGCCAGTTAAAAATAAGTAAGGGTGATGGCTGGGATATGTCCGAAGTTGAAGTCAGACCCGGAGTAATTCTTAAACACCTTCACAGAACAACGCGGAGTGGATATAAAGGTGCTTCGTTAAAACTTGCATTGACCTTGGTTGATAAAAGAACTGAATTTGTAAGTATTTTCGATGCAGATTTCGTGCCGTATCCCGACAGTTTGGATTTATTTTTGAAATACTTTAAATCACAAAACGGTGGATCTGAAAATTACACTTCAAATAACATTGCCGCAGTCCAAGGATATCAATGGCATGTATTAAATAAATCAGAAAACTGGATAACAAGGGGAGTAAGAAGTGAATATGCAGGAAGTTATGTAATAGAAAGAAGTGGTCAAGAAATTTATGGAGGATTAAAACACATTTCAGGAAGTGTATATATGATTAGGCGCGATGTGTTGGAAGAAGTAGGATGGAGATCTTCGATCACCGAAGATTATGAGCTTACGCTTCGGTTATACAATGCAGGATACAAAGTAGTATATACCCCATACATTCAGGCTCCAGCTGAGTGTGTTTCCACTTTGAAAAGGTTAATCAGACAAAGGATGAGGTGGGCAGAAGGACACAGTTTCAATGTCAAACTTATGTGGAAGAAATTATTAATTGGAAGATGGGAGTTGGCTAATAGTTCATCCACTGACTCGCATCAAGTTCATTCTTTGCATGGTACTAAAATGATGCGGGATGACAAAAAGGTATTCATTCCTAGTCCTCTAACCGTGGCTGAGAAAGTTGAATTTGTATTTAACATTCCTTACTACCTTCAAGCATTTCTATTTCTAATCGGGACTTTTGCCTGGTTACTCTCAGAGGCTGTATTCCAGGTAAGACTGCCTTTCTGGACTACTGTTTGGGGTTGGAGCCTCATCCTTACCAACATGTTTTCCTTGCCTTTGGTTAACGCAGTCGGCCTTTTCCTGGAAGAAAGTGAGGAAAGAGACTATCTTGGGCTTTTGTCATTTGTGGCACTTAGTTATATATTGGTTCCATTTCAGGCTTATTCGTCAGTTAAGGGTTTTATTCAAAAAGAAGAAGGGCCCTGGTTTAGAACTCCCAAAACTGGAAGAATTACAGACGTTTTCGCCCGAGGCAGGTTTTATCGTTTTATATCAGGAATTTTGCCGAAAAATTCAGGTAATAGAAATGAGGCACTAAGCGACAGTCTAAATACTGGTGCCTATTCACAAATGTCCAACTCGTATTTGTCGATGGTTACGGCAAACAATATTTTTAACACCTTTTCGATAAAACGAAAAACACAACGGTGGGTAGGTAAGCTTGCCTTGACTTCAATGGTTGCAGTTTCAATGTTGATTGTGAGTTATGCACCGTATATCCCAAGCGGAAAGGTGAGTGTTGCAGCAGCTAATACGGGGGCAATACTGGCAGATAAAGCAATTGACAGCGACCAACCAGTTGTGAATAAAGCAGGTAAAGCGCTCAATACAAATAATTTGGAAACAAATAAGGATGGTTTTACATTAACCTCTGACAATAAAGACTTCAAGATTACAGATTCACCAAGTTTTCGTTTACAAGCCAGAACGAATTTCAAAGATAGGTTGGCAATAAATTTCGGCAACATCTTTAAAGGCAAAAATGAAAAGAAGGCGAGAATAATTAATGCTAAGGTAGTTAACCATAAAGGCAATGAATATGACGTTGGAATATTAGACGATAAGAATGGATATGAACTAGTTGTTGATTCCAATAACTTGTCTCCGGGGTTATATGATTTAGTTGTTGAAGACAATCTGGGTAATAGTATTGCACAAGATTTTAGTTGGGGAGTGCTGGCAATTAACACCAACAAATCGATTTACACGAAAGGGGAGAATGCCGAGTTGTCGTTTGCCGTACTCAATGAAGATGGGGAAATGGTATGTGATGCAAAATTAGAATTAGGAATTAGAAATTCGGAATTAGGAATCGATGAAACACTGTCAACCAATGACGGCTCAATACGTGTGACTCCCGGGTGCAATAGTAAAGAAATGTTATTAACTCCCGATTATGAAGCGGAATATAAATTGGGGAGTATGGGTATTTATGAACTTACTTTGACTGCTACTACACATAATGGAAGCTATACAATTACTGACTCAATTGAGGTTCGAAAATCGGTAGAGTTTGACATAGAGCGTATTAGTGCGACACGTATTTATCCACTTTTAACGTACCCCGTGATATTTAATGTTATCCCGGAAAAGGACTTTCAAGGAGTAATCACAGAAACGGTTCCTGCAGACTTTGCGATTGTTCGGATTACAGACGAAGAACTGAAAAATTATAGTACTAAAGAAAACAGCGTTGGTTCAAGTAAATTCTTAGACATCAAAAAACAGGGTGGTGTAGGGATAATTGAATGGCAGGTAAATTGGAAAAAAGGAGAAACTTATCATTTTGGCTATAAATATGATGCTCCGGATAAAAGCCCAGCTCTTTACACTTTGGGTCCTTTGCAAATTGATGATTTTAGTGAAGCAAGAGTTTGGCAGATAGCGGTGGATGCAATTTCAGGTATAACCGCCCGCAATTATGCGGTTGAAAATAGTAGTGATACAACCATAGCGGTATCTCCGGATGCTGCTATTACTGTCGGAAAAATTGCGATCGTTTCGTGTGTGACTGATAATACAGCAACATCTGATGGGCCATCCACAGACCATTCATTGAGCGATACTGACGGGCATACTTGGAACAAGGTATTTGAAGAAACTGATTCTGCCGGTGCTGCTGCTGATGGTTCAACCACCTCATTGTGGTGGACGAAGGTTACAAGTGAAATCGGGACAGGTGATTCAATTACTTTGACGTTAGGAACTGCCCGATCGGACAAGATTATTGCAATTGTAGAAGCTACTGTCGGAGCGGGTAATACCTTTGTCGCGATCCCTTCATCAGCTATCGATCACTCAAATTCAGCTACCTCTTTGTCTGATGTTCAATCCGGGCTTACTAACCGGGAATATCTATTTTTTGGCTTGTTTGGAGCGGAAGGTGAAGACACTGCTAAAACTCCTATTGCCAACTATACCGAACAACACGACCGAGTGAGTACGACAACAGGTACAGCTGCCGTCAATGTGCAAATGCATGTCGGCACCCGAATCCTTACAGGGACTGGTGACACTTGGACAAGTTCGGCAGTCACTTTTACTAATGGTATCCAGTCTCTGACAGCATTTTATGAAGTTTCAAGTACCATAACTGTTTCCGGAAATGTATATAATTTTGGTACTTCGAGTGCTCTTACTGAATGTGATGCAAGTGGAGCAACACATGAATTAAGTTTGAGAGTTGGATCAACAACCTATACCACAAGTTGTGATGCTTCAGATTCAGGTGCATATTCCTTCACTTCAGTTACACCTCCCTCGGGTGGATCGGGGATGGTGGTTTGGATTGATGATGCCGAAGCTTCCGAGACAGATGGTGCAGCAGTTATTCAATACGATGGATCAGGTGATTCAACCGGAAATTCTTTTTACGATGATGCCGTGACTATTCTCACTGATGATGGCAGTGGTGTCACGATTGATATGATGGATGCGTATGACAGTGGCGGTGATGCAGACATTCCCTATACTGCTACAAGTGGATCCCCCGATACGCTTACGGTTTCCGATAATTATACATTGCTTATACCTTCTGGTGAGGTGTTTGCTCCGGGAGGGAATTTAAATAACGGTTCGGGAGCCGGAATAGATAATATTAATATATCAGGAACCTATACCGCAGCTACCGGGGAATCGATACTCGTTTCCGGTACCTGGACCCAGTCTGGTACCTTCACCTCAAGTACTTCCACTGTCACCTTTGATGCTCCTGGTGCTACAACTGAGGATATTGTTACAACAGGAAGTGGAGCATTTAACAATGTTGTCTTTAATGATGGGGAAGGTGGTGCCACTTGGGAGATTGAAGATCCTCTGGATGTGGATGGTAACTTTACCATAACAGGTGGGACAGTGGATGTTGTAAGTGGAGAAGATAATCAGATTAACGTAGGAGGAAACTGGACCAATGATGATACTTTTGTGGAAAGAAGTGGAAAGGTAGTCTTTGATACTTCAACTACTGCTACCCTAGATAGTAACTGTTCCGATGTGGGTACTTGTACCAATGAGAATTTCTACGACCTGGAACTATCCAAAGCAAGTTCGGGGAATACCGTTACTTTGACTAACTTTGGTATACGGGTAACTAATACCTTAACCCTCACTACGGGGACTTTGGTGCAAGGAGCATATAATGTCCGGGTTGAGGGGGCAACTGCAGTATCAGTAGCCTCAAATGGTATCTGGAGTAATACTTCAACAGGAGACGTGATCCTTGGTGGCTCCTTTGCCAATAGTGGCATAGTAACCATGCAGGGAACAACAAGCGCTTGCGGAGAAACTGATGCAATTTCAATCACCTCAACTTCAGGTGGAAGTCAAAGGAGTTGGACTAGTTTGGGAGGTACTTTCAACATGAATGATGTTTCGGTCCAGGACCAGGGAGGAAGTGCTGCAATTACAGTTTACTCTGGTACCAACGTCAGTGGTAACAATTCCAACTGGGTGTTTGAAGATTGTGTTACCAGTTCTACATCTTCTTCTGCTACAGGACATTCATTCCAAAGAAAGACATTCTACGATGATGAAAATGAAACCTTCTGGAGGTTTTACCATGATGGTGATGAAGTTGACATAGAATATTCTAAAGATAGTGGTGATACCTGGAGTTCTACTACTGCCTTGGCATATGACACCAATGACTTTTCTGTCTGGTGGAAAGCAATCACGGTTGGAGAAACCACCACTGAATATGTATGGATGGCAGTTACCACGTCAGATGATATCCTGGTCAGACGCGGGACATTAGGATCAACATCAGTCACCTGGGACAGTGAAGCCAATGTGGTTTCACTTAATGGCACAGGAGCATCTGACACCTACTCATACCCATATATTTCGTTGGATGATGCAAACTATATGTGGGTGGGAGCAAGACATTACAATGGAACTAACTATACGTATAAGACAGTAAGAAGTGATGCTTCTGACACCGGTAATGCCACCTGGAGTGGAGTAGGCTTTGGTTCTACTGTTCCCGTATCCCAAGTATCAGCTGACCAAACAAATGCAAATGTCTTTGGCAACATTGTTCCACTTAATGGCCAAGACATGTATGCAGCCTTTGTCAGTAACACTCTTCTTCAGGGTTGTGTCTGGGACCACAGTGACGCTGCCTGGGAAGATAGTGATGGGGCAAGTTGTGTTAGTACCGGTGGAAGTGCACCTGTATTTCGTGGAGAATCTTCTTCAACTTTTACAACAGCAGCCAGCGTTGTGGTAAATAAACCGACAGGGACAGTCGATAACGACATTATGCTTGCAATTATTTATAAGGAAAATACCGCAGCAGTAACAGCACCATCAGGCTGGAATTATATTGATGGAGAAACACCGACGACTGATCATGATGTAATTGTTTACTGGAAAAGGGCGAGTTCGGAAGGTAGTAACTACACCTGGAGTTGGACAGGAAGTACTTGGAGCGGGGGAGCGATTATGTCATATAGTGGTGCGATAACAACAGGAGATCCGGTAAATACTTATTCCGCCAACAGCGCCTCATCAGGACAAACCTTGACCGCAACGGGTGTGACGACAAGTGTTGACAACACGACAATTGTTGCTTTGGGAGCACATTGGAATACGGGTACGTATTCAGGACCAACCGGATATACTGTTCGAGCAACACCTCAATCTATGAGGCTTTCTGACAAAACCCAAGCCTCTGCGGGGGCTACAGGAGATGCTGTCATGACAACATCTGCAAACAGTTCATCCTGGACTGCACATTTGGTTGCACTCAAACCTGCAGGTACACCCGGGAGTAGAGATGCAATTGATACTGTACCAAGTGGATTAAGCAAAAATATATCGGCCGTTGTTGATACTACCAATTACGATGTTCACCTTCTTTTTGTAGACGATGAATCAACAGATCAGGTAAGTTACAAAAGATGGGACAAGATAAACCAGGAATGGGATGTAACTGCAACCCTAGTTGCAGGTGGAACAAGTGATACCGATGCTTACGTATCCCTCTCGTATGATACGGATGCAAGTGATCTTTACGCAATCTGGATAGACACATCTACAAATCACATCTTCTACACAGCTTGTGACATATCAACACAGTGCAGTTTGGCCAGTGACTGGATAGTAGGAGTAGAAGAGGAGATAGACTGGCATACAGAAACACAACCAACCAACTTAACCAGTAACTACTCAAGTGGAACCAATGTCTTTGCTCAGTGGTCTGATGGATCAGGTTCACCATACTCTGTTGAGTGGGATATCATTGTGGTGCCGGAGTGGATTTGGTTAATTATTGTTGCCGGTCCGATTTTGCCACTTATGGGTAAATTTAGAAAGAAAAGACATCAATGA
- a CDS encoding exosortase/archaeosortase family protein has translation MNQKKVFKDILIVTAIVLSLLPVIVTFSAILTTLFDKLSWYVWLQREVVPVESRMVAVLVKVVGIDAQITSHINFSMVLTRGETIIPVQLEWNCLGWQSMILLVTTFVTGLRGRYKLSSKIETVIIGILGTFLSNLFRMAFIVTLAYYWNSFAAMIIHDYFASFIAVAWMLFFWWFSYSYVLDEKIESNLNEVK, from the coding sequence ATGAATCAGAAAAAAGTATTTAAAGATATATTGATTGTGACGGCAATTGTATTGTCGCTACTTCCCGTTATTGTAACTTTTAGTGCAATACTAACCACGCTTTTCGACAAATTAAGTTGGTATGTGTGGCTGCAACGCGAAGTTGTACCCGTGGAATCCAGAATGGTTGCGGTATTGGTGAAGGTTGTCGGTATCGATGCTCAAATTACATCACATATTAATTTTTCCATGGTGTTAACCAGGGGTGAGACAATAATTCCAGTTCAATTGGAATGGAACTGTCTTGGTTGGCAAAGCATGATTTTACTTGTTACTACATTTGTAACAGGTTTGCGTGGGCGCTACAAATTGTCGTCGAAAATTGAAACAGTGATTATTGGCATACTCGGGACGTTTCTGTCAAACCTTTTTAGAATGGCTTTTATTGTTACCCTCGCTTATTACTGGAATAGCTTCGCAGCGATGATAATTCATGATTATTTCGCAAGCTTTATTGCCGTAGCTTGGATGCTATTTTTCTGGTGGTTTAGCTATAGCTATGTGCTTGATGAAAAAATAGAGAGTAACTTAAACGAAGTGAAATAA
- a CDS encoding helix-turn-helix domain-containing protein — protein sequence MQITEDKLGIGKSAKYLGVSVDTLRRWEMSGKIDTHRSPGGHRYFSKQDLDKLFGNKYVHAISDKTINSSENIVSSNNEQNIKKESSKTSILSDNVTTNFNPSGVTNSPIVDMGHTTSTTTSNIPLTQNNISTNKTISINAAETFTENSQNNHLENTNTNNRKSISATKKYFGVPLPFIISLVIFIVIDILLLIIVYISIE from the coding sequence ATGCAAATTACAGAAGACAAGCTAGGAATAGGAAAATCCGCTAAATACTTGGGGGTTTCTGTTGATACTCTAAGAAGGTGGGAGATGTCAGGAAAAATTGACACACATCGCTCTCCCGGTGGACACAGGTATTTTTCCAAACAAGATCTCGATAAATTATTTGGCAATAAATACGTGCATGCTATTTCCGATAAAACGATAAACAGTTCAGAAAATATTGTATCGTCTAATAATGAGCAAAATATTAAAAAGGAATCTAGTAAAACATCTATACTATCCGATAATGTTACAACTAACTTTAATCCTTCTGGTGTAACAAATAGCCCCATAGTAGATATGGGTCATACTACCAGCACCACAACTTCAAATATTCCACTAACACAAAATAATATATCTACAAATAAAACCATTTCCATAAATGCTGCAGAAACATTTACTGAAAATTCGCAAAATAATCATTTAGAAAATACAAACACAAATAATCGAAAAAGTATTAGTGCAACTAAAAAATATTTTGGTGTTCCACTCCCCTTTATTATTTCTTTAGTAATATTTATTGTTATAGATATTTTATTACTAATTATTGTTTACATAAGTATTGAGTGA